The following is a genomic window from Nitrospirota bacterium.
ATTGCAATGGAACCTGAGATACTTCTTTACGACGAGCCAACAACAGGGCTCGATCCTATAATGGCGGATGCGATAAATGGGCTCATCATAGATATGAAAAAGAAACTAAATGTGACCTCTATCTCTATCACACATGATATGGTGAGTGCTTACAAGATTGCAGACCGTATAGCGATGCTGTATAATGGTAAAATTATAGAGGTTGGAACACCTGAGGAGATAAAAAATACCTCAAATCCAATCGTCAGGCAGTTTATAACAGGAAGTGCAGTCGGTCCAATAACCGATGCCCAGATGAAACATCACAGGGATTTATTAACAGGAGTTAGTTATGGATAAGCAGAGGCTTTCGACAGAGACAAAGGTCGGAATATTCGTTGTAATCGTTATCCTTGTTTTAGCATACATGACCTTCACCGTTGGAGGATTCCGTATTGGCAAGCCAAAGGGTTACAGGATATATGTGGTTTTTGACTCTATAGCAGGACTGGATATTAAATCGAGGGTAAAGATGGCAGGTGTGGATATAGGTCATGTTGAGAAATTAGAACTTGTCAACGGTAAAGCAAGGGTTACACTCCTTATTGAACCTCACATAAAGATCAGAAGAGATTCAAAGGCTTCTATAAAATCTACAGGTCTTATGGGAGAGAAATACCTTGAGATTACTCCAAGCAAATCCGAACAGGTATATTTGAAAGAGGGAGACACCATAACCAATGTCGAGGAAGTGGCGGATATTGATAGACTTCTCACCACACTGAGCAGCACAGCAGATGACATAGGAAGACTGACACGGTCAGTTCACGATGTAGTAGGAAGCGAAGAAGGGAAAAGGGCTCTAAAGGAAACCATAAATAATCTCAGGGATATGACAGATAATCTCAGGAGGATTATTGCAAAAAATGATGAACGGTTCAATAGGATAATGGCAAATCTTGATAAGGTCTCTGAGAATATTGCAGACTTTTCCTATTCTCTAAAGTCAAAGGGTCCTCAGGTTGTTGATAACATAAAGGCTGCGACAGATGATATAAGAGGAATATTGGAAGAAAACAGGGGTAATTTCAAAGAGAGTCTTGAAAACATAAAGGTGGCTGCACAGAAGGCACAGAGTGCACTTGACTCTATTGATAGGGTAGCACAAAAGATCGAAAGTGGTGAAGGAACCCTCGGAAAGATGGTAACTGATGACAGGCTTTATGAATCTATAAATAAAGCTGCCAAGGGCTTTGGGGATCAGGTGGAGCGGATGGAAAGGCTTAAGTTCTTCCTCGGTGCTCGTTCAGAAATACTTGAAAGAGATGGAAAAACAAAAAGCTATTTTTCTCTTACATTACAGCCAAAGGATGATAAGTATTACCTCTTTGAAGTTGTCAGCGACCCTTATGGCACGGAAAAGGTTACAGAGACAAGAATTAACTCGACAACAACGAAAGAGACAAAGTATGAAACAAAGGCTAAATTCAGTCTCCAGATGTCCAAGAGATACAAGGATACAGCGGTAAGATTTGGACTGATGGAAAATACATTC
Proteins encoded in this region:
- a CDS encoding MlaD family protein, with amino-acid sequence MDKQRLSTETKVGIFVVIVILVLAYMTFTVGGFRIGKPKGYRIYVVFDSIAGLDIKSRVKMAGVDIGHVEKLELVNGKARVTLLIEPHIKIRRDSKASIKSTGLMGEKYLEITPSKSEQVYLKEGDTITNVEEVADIDRLLTTLSSTADDIGRLTRSVHDVVGSEEGKRALKETINNLRDMTDNLRRIIAKNDERFNRIMANLDKVSENIADFSYSLKSKGPQVVDNIKAATDDIRGILEENRGNFKESLENIKVAAQKAQSALDSIDRVAQKIESGEGTLGKMVTDDRLYESINKAAKGFGDQVERMERLKFFLGARSEILERDGKTKSYFSLTLQPKDDKYYLFEVVSDPYGTEKVTETRINSTTTKETKYETKAKFSLQMSKRYKDTAVRFGLMENTFGVAGDHYLLDDKIRLSVEAWDFNADEKNANKVHLKTTASYSLFKYVFLNAGVDNILNSKRRSAFVGGGFRFEDEDLKYIFGTVPIPRR